One Cryptomeria japonica chromosome 9, Sugi_1.0, whole genome shotgun sequence genomic window carries:
- the LOC131051281 gene encoding tubulin-folding cofactor C produces the protein MAESVETAQKSSNEAPSFLNFKCEEETEASIQEKKRAEMLKHLGDLNNARLQQSQSRKSETLSAPVFESVETFLKRFSQTKQKILKALDEYLEKGDNQERTLVKSGLETLRAEIADLEKLVAEGSYFLPSYEVRAARNTIAELKERLDDANSKLLPKKKFSFRNKVSKPNPKMIEEKPSTENNEKNVIGKNNFFVYDAPGFRNRDGVVLVKDLNLSKDGDFALSDLVDCKVYLRGGLRALFIHRLKGCQVFAGPVMGSVLIEEAENCVFVLASHQIRIHQTVNTDFYLRVRSRPIVEYTSNVRFAPYALFYRGIDEELQKSDLKDETGMWANVDDFRWLRAVASPNWSIVPEADRLPLVDISDIKAEETALP, from the coding sequence ATGGCGGAATCAGTTGAAACAGCGCAGAAATCTTCAAATGAAGCCCCAAGTTTTCTGAATTTCAAATGCGAGGAAGAAACAGAGGCTTCGATCCAGGAGAAAAAACGCGCGGAAATGCTCAAACACCTCGGAGATCTCAACAATGCCCGCCTTCAGCAATCACAGTCACGTAAGTCCGAAACCCTCTCTGCGCCCGTCTTTGAATCAGTTGAGACGTTTTTGAAACGTTTTTCTCAGACCAAACAAAAAATCCTTAAGGCTCTCGATGAATATCTCGAAAAGGGGGATAATCAAGAAAGAAccctagttaaatctggtttagaAACCCTAAGGGCCGAAATTGCTGACCTGGAAAAGCTAGTGGCCGAAGGTTCGTATTTCCTGCCTTCGTACGAAGTCCGCGCTGCTCGTAACACCATTGCAGAGCTGAAGGAGCGTCTGGATGATGCCAATTCTAAACTTTTGCCGAAAAAGAAATTTTCATTCAGAAACAAGGTCAGTAAACCAAACCCCAAAATGATCGAAGAAAAACCCTCTACAGAAAACAACGAGAAGAATGTAATTGGTAAAAACAATTTTTTTGTGTACGATGCCCCAGGGTTCAGAAACAGGGATGGAGTAGTCTTGGTAAAGGACCTGAATCTTTCTAAAGACGGGGATTTTGCATTATCCGATTTGGTTGATTGTAAAGTGTATCTCAGGGGTGGGTTAAGGGCCCTGTTTATCCACAGATTGAAGGGCTGCCAGGTATTTGCCGGTCCTGTTATGGGTTCTGTGCTGATAGAGGAAGCAGAAAATTGTGTGTTCGTGCTTGCATCTCATCAGATTAGGATTCACCAGACTGTAAATACGGACTTCTATCTTAGGGTCAGGAGCAGACCTATAGTTGAGTATACTAGCAATGTCAGGTTTGCTCCTTATGCATTGTTTTACAGAGGGATCGACGAAGAGCTGCAAAAATCTGATCTTAAGGATGAAACTGGAATGTGGGCTAATGTGGATGACTTCAGGTGGTTAAGAGCAGTGGCATCACCCAATTGGAGTATAGTTCCAGAGGCTGATCGGTTACCACTCGTAGATATTTCGGATATCAAAGCAGAGGAAACAGCTCTACCATGA